In a single window of the Fusarium falciforme chromosome 3, complete sequence genome:
- a CDS encoding Mitochondrial zinc maintenance protein 1, mitochondrial, whose translation MATVPALNAYRHLMRAARIAFQGDTHILSAAQLQIRNEFRQKASIDASGATAAIQHAEEVAKVLRENVVQGKKTEEGKDTYKLRIHEHTERGDNESILTAGKGNTTGGGCCGGGGR comes from the exons ATGGCAACCGTCCCTGCCCTCAATGCTTACCGACACCTGATGCGCGCGGCGCGGATCGCCTTCCAAG GTGACACCCATATTCTCTCGGCCGCACAGCTCCAGATCCGCAACGAGTTCCGCCAAAAGGCCTCGATCGATGCCTCCGGTGCCACGGCCGCCATCCAGCACGCCGAGGAGGTAGCCAAGGTTCTTCGCGAGAACGTGGTGCAGGGCAAGAAGACagaggagggcaaggataCATACA AGCTACGGATACACGAGCACACGGAGCGAGGAGACAACGAGTCTATCCTTACGGCTGGAAAGGGCAACACGACGGGAGGTGGCTGCTGCGGTGGCGGTGGTCGATAA
- a CDS encoding J domain-containing protein, with translation MASVATVTLPLPALPSGWSAEKDFKAIGQLSEATQRSIEPVGPHFLAHARRARHKRTFSEDDRIQAQESAKKVEDGDESDESEPEDPMMLQREAKDWKTQDHYKILGLSKYRYKATEDQIKKAHRKKVLKHHPDKKAAHGGEDDDQFFKCIQKATDVLLDPVKRRQFDSVDEEADVEPPTKKQLQKGDYYKLWSKVFKSEARFSKTHPVPTFGDSNATKEQVEDFYNFWYNFDSWRTFEYLDEDVPDDNENRDQKRHMERKNANSRKKKKAEDNARLRKLLDDASAGDERIKRFRQEANAAKNKKRLEREAAEKKAKEDAQAAKEAAEKAAKEAEVAAKADRETAKKAKEAAKNAVKKNKRVLKGSVKDANYFAAGEPSPADIDNVLGDVETIQGKIDPDEIAALAGKLNGLKVADEIKSVWSGEVKRLVEAGKLKDGDIKVLA, from the exons ATGGCTTCCGTGGCTACCGTGACACTTCCCCTCCCCGCCCTCCCTAGCGGATGGAGCGCAGAGAAGGACTTCAAGGCCATCGGCCAGCTATCCGAGGCCACTCAGCGCAGCATCGAGCCCGTTGGCCCTCACTTCCTCGCCCACGCCCGCCGAGCCCGCCACAAGCGCACCTTTTCCGAGGATGACCGCATCCAGGCCCAGGAAAGCGCCAAGAAAGTCGAGGACGGCGATGAGAGTGACGAGAGCGAGCCCGAGGACCCCATGATGCTTCAGCGCGAGGCCAAGGACTGGAAG ACCCAGGACCACTACAAGATTCTCGGCCTCTCCAAGTACCGCTACAAGGCCACCGAGGACCAGATCAAGAAGGCCCACCGCAAGAAGGTCCTCAAGCACCACCCCGATAAGAAGGCTGCCCACGgcggcgaggacgacgaccaGTTCTTCAAGTGTATCCAGAAGGCCACCGATGTCCTTCTCGACCCTGTCAAGCGCCGCCAGTTCGACTcggtcgacgaggaggccgacgTCGAGCCCCccaccaagaagcagctccaGAAGGGCGACTACTACAAGCTCTGGAGCAAGGTCTTCAAGTCCGAGGCCCGCTTCTCCAAGACACACCCCGTTCCCACCTTTGGCGACTCCAACGCCACCAAGGAGCAGGTCGAGGATTTCTACAACTTCTGGTACAACTTTGACAGCTGGAGAACTTTCGAGTacctcgacgaggatgtcCCCGACGACAACGAGAACCGTGACCAGAAGCGTCACATGGAGCGAAAGAACGCCAACTcgcgcaagaagaagaaggccgaggacaaCGCCCGTCTTCGCAAGCTGCTCGACGATGCCTCAGCCGGTGACGAGCGTATCAAGCGCTTCCGACAGGAGGCCAACgccgccaagaacaagaagcgTCTCGAACGCGAGGCcgctgagaagaaggctaAGGAGGATGCCCaggccgccaaggaggcAGCGGAGAAGGCCGCTAAGGAGGCTGAGGTCGCGGCCAAGGCTGACCGCGAGACTGctaagaaggccaaggaggctgccaagaacgctgtcaagaagaacaagcgTGTGCTCAAGGGCTCCGTCAAGGACGCCAACTACTTTGCCGCCGGCGAGCCCAGCCCCGCCGACATCGACAACGTCCTGGGCGACGTCGAGACTATCCAGGGCAAGATCGATCCTGATGAGATCGCTGCTCTGGCTGGCAAGCTCAACGGTCTCAAGGTCGCTGACGAGATCAAGAGCGTGTGGAGCGGAGAGGTCAAGAGGCTGGTTGAGGccggcaagctcaaggacggTGATATCAAGGTCCTGGCTTAA